A window of the Helianthus annuus cultivar XRQ/B chromosome 4, HanXRQr2.0-SUNRISE, whole genome shotgun sequence genome harbors these coding sequences:
- the LOC110937199 gene encoding palmitoyl-monogalactosyldiacylglycerol delta-7 desaturase, chloroplastic, with amino-acid sequence MRNMIEVSQGVKDSEYGKIMFSNVMVTRKRNLFMGRTWRTLDIKMAVGILAVHLLALFAPFTFTWGAFWAGFISYALRGIFGITMSYHRNLAHHSLKLPKWLEYTFAYLGVLALQRDPIYWVSMHRYHHQYVDSEKDPHSPIFGFWFSHMGWLFDSGYILEKYQERKNVEDLKNQAFYRFIKRTYLLHLFAFAVIAYIFGGFTYLVWVVGVSTTWGYHVTFLVNSACHIWGNQVWNTGDLSKNNWWVALVTFGEGWHNNHHAFEYSARHGLEWWQIDFCWYMIRFLEAVGLATNVKLPTDNHKLKKSLASLNKFK; translated from the exons ATGAGAAACATGATCGAAGTTTCCCAAGGTGTAAAGGACTCTGAATATGGCAAAATAATGTTCTCCAATGTGATGGTTACGAGGAAGAGAAACCTTTTCATGGGTCGTACATGGAGGACTCTTGATATCAAAATGGCAGTAGGCATTCTAGCTGTTCATTTGTTGGCACTTTTCGCGCCGTTTACGTTTACATGGGGTGCATTCTGGGCGGGCTTTATCAGCTACGCGTTGCGTGGAATTTTTGGTATAACTATGTCGTATCACCGAAATCTAGCACACCATAGTCTCAAGCTACCCAAATGGCTTGAATATACCTTTGCTTATCTTGGAGTACTTGCTTTGCAG agGGATCCCATATATTGGGTGAGCATGCATAGATATCATCATCAATATGTTGATTCAGAGAAAGATCCACACTCTCCAATCTTTGGATTTTGGTTTAGTCATATGGGTTGGCTCTTTGACAGTGGTTACATTCTTGAAAAG TATCAAGAACGTAAAAATGTGGAGGATTTAAAGAATCAAGCATTCTACAGATTCATCAAAAGAACCTATCTATTGCATCTGTTTGCATTTGCTGTCATTGCTTATATTTTTGGTGGATTTACCTACCTCGTGTGGGTCGTG GGAGTTTCAACCACATGGGGATATCATGTGACTTTTCTTGTGAACTCAGCATGTCATATATGGGGAAATCAAGTTTGGAACACCGGTGATCTCTCCAAGAATAATTG GTGGGTAGCATTGGTTACTTTTGGTGAAGGGTGGCATAATAATCATCATGCATTTGAGTATTCAGCTCGACATGGATTAGAATGGTGGCAAATTGACTTTTGTTGGTATATGATAAGGTTTCTTGAAGCAGTAGGGTTAGCCACCAATGTTAAGTTACCAACCGATAATCACAAACTTAAGAAGTCATTGGCATCTCTTAACAAGTTCAAGTGA